In Anaerolineales bacterium, the following proteins share a genomic window:
- a CDS encoding dipeptidase: MADPRQTALEHARQNNGRFLEELKEFLAIPSISTDPERNADTQRAAEWTAAQLTSLGMDNVRVMPTGGHPAVYGEHLKAGKDAPTVLIYGHYDVQPVDPLELWTTDPFKAEVRGENLYARGSSDMKGQVIASMKAVESVIRTSGLHVNLKWLIEGEEEIGSKNLGEFIKKHADMLKADFCINPDAGMMNADSPTITYGLRGLAYFEIRVYGPNRDLHSGLFGGTIHNPAQALTELVAGMHDKKGRVTLPGFYDKVRKADKAERKEIARLPIKPKDIVKMTGVPALWGEPQYTPEERVSIRPTLEVNGLLSGFTGEGSKTVLPAWAMAKISCRIVPDQTPEMVEKAMIKYLKKHAPKTIRWEVKIISGSGAAITERDSMGVQAVAKGLEQSWGKRTLFKREGGSIGVVVQLQDYVGVDSVLTGFGLPEDNAHSPNEKLHLPTWRKGIDALIHALYNLKP; encoded by the coding sequence ATGGCTGACCCACGACAAACCGCACTCGAACACGCACGCCAAAACAATGGACGATTCCTTGAGGAACTAAAAGAATTTCTCGCCATCCCATCCATTTCAACCGACCCTGAACGCAATGCGGATACGCAGCGCGCGGCGGAATGGACAGCCGCGCAGTTGACTTCTCTCGGCATGGACAACGTCCGCGTCATGCCGACGGGGGGACATCCCGCAGTCTACGGCGAGCATCTCAAAGCGGGAAAAGACGCGCCGACCGTCCTCATCTACGGTCACTACGACGTGCAACCCGTTGATCCGCTTGAACTGTGGACGACCGATCCGTTCAAAGCCGAAGTGCGCGGAGAAAATTTATACGCGCGCGGCTCGTCCGATATGAAGGGACAGGTGATCGCCTCCATGAAGGCGGTCGAATCTGTTATCCGCACGAGCGGACTGCATGTCAATTTGAAGTGGCTGATCGAGGGCGAGGAAGAGATCGGCTCGAAGAATCTCGGCGAGTTCATCAAGAAACATGCCGATATGCTCAAAGCCGATTTTTGCATCAACCCCGATGCAGGCATGATGAACGCTGATTCACCCACCATCACCTACGGTTTGCGCGGTCTCGCCTATTTTGAGATCAGAGTGTACGGTCCTAATCGTGATCTACACTCCGGTCTATTCGGCGGGACGATTCACAACCCCGCGCAAGCGTTGACTGAATTGGTCGCGGGCATGCACGATAAAAAAGGACGCGTGACTTTGCCGGGCTTCTACGACAAAGTTCGCAAAGCGGACAAAGCCGAACGCAAAGAGATCGCCCGCCTGCCCATCAAACCGAAAGATATCGTAAAAATGACCGGCGTCCCCGCGTTATGGGGCGAACCGCAGTACACGCCGGAAGAACGGGTCAGCATCCGCCCGACGTTGGAAGTGAATGGCTTGTTATCCGGCTTCACCGGCGAAGGATCGAAGACCGTCCTGCCGGCGTGGGCGATGGCGAAAATATCCTGCCGCATCGTGCCGGACCAAACGCCGGAGATGGTCGAGAAGGCGATGATCAAATATTTGAAGAAACATGCGCCGAAGACGATCCGCTGGGAGGTGAAGATCATCAGCGGCTCCGGCGCGGCGATCACCGAACGTGACAGCATGGGCGTGCAAGCAGTCGCCAAAGGACTCGAACAATCGTGGGGCAAGCGCACGTTATTCAAGCGTGAAGGCGGCTCGATCGGCGTCGTTGTGCAATTGCAAGATTACGTCGGCGTCGACTCGGTGTTGACCGGCTTTGGTCTTCCCGAAGATAACGCCCACTCGCCGAACGAGAAATTGCACCTTCCCACATGGCGCAAAGGGATTGATGCGCTGATCCATGCGCTTTATAACTTGAAACCGTAA